The DNA region CCGCGACGAGCAGGACGAGCATCCCGGACCCGGCGGCGACGATCGAGGCGACGCCGACACCGGTGGCGCCACGGGCGGTGATCCCGGCCCCGTCGGTCGCCGGCTGCCGGGCCTGGGCCCCGGTCACGTGGCCCGTCCCGCGGCGGCCAGGTACGCGTCCTCGTGCGCCGCCGCGCACGAGGCCCAGGTGAACCGCGTGACCTGGTCGAGCCCGCGCCGGGCGAGCTCCGGACCGCGCGCCAACGCCTGCGTGACGCCCGCGGCGACGGCCGCCGGGTCGTGCGCGTCGAACAGGACGGCGGCGTCCCCGCAGATCTCGGGCAGGGAGCCGGCGTCGGAGGCCGCCACCGGGCAGCCCGAGGCCATGGCCTCCAACGGCGGCAGCCCGAAGCCCTCGTACAGGCTCGGGAAGACCAGGCAGGCAGCGGTCCGATACAGCTCCCGGAGCTCGGGCAGCGGGACCAGGCCGCGGACGTCGACCCAGTCGGGCAGGGTGCCGAGGGTCTCCAGCCGACCGCCGGTCAGGACCAGGCGCAGGCCCGGCTCGTCCTTGCGCAGCAGGCGGACGGCCTCGACCAGGACGCCGTGGTTCTTGTGCGCCCAGGCGCGCGCCGGGTAGAAGAGGAACCGCTCGCGCTCGCCGAGGTGGGGGGTGTAGGCCGTGGTGTCGACGCCCAGGTGGGCGACGGTGATCCGCCCGGGGTCGATGCCGAGCCGGTCGACGATGCTCTGCTTGGCGAACGCGCTGATCGTGATCACGCCGTCGGCCCGACGTGCCGCGTGGTCGTAGTACCGGCTCCGGTACAGCCGGTCGGCCCGGGAGAACAGGTGCGGCAGGTCGAGGTGCTGCACGTCGAGCAGGCTCTGCACGAACGCCGCGTCGCGTGGCGGCCAGGGCACCGGTGCGGTGAAGGGGAAGTGCACGACGTCGGCCGGGCGCATGGACCGGTGGATCGCCCGGCGGTGCCACGCCGCCTGGACGATCGTGCGGACCCGGTCGACGGTTCCCGCGCCGCCGGCGACCCCCTGGGCGACGTGCTCGTCGAGCCCC from Cellulomonas sp. KRMCY2 includes:
- a CDS encoding glycosyltransferase family 1 protein; amino-acid sequence: MAGAVDDGRLRVAVSMLTLVPGGMGGSETYARELTRRLAGSTRVAATAYVAQIGAGFSPGLDEHVAQGVAGGAGTVDRVRTIVQAAWHRRAIHRSMRPADVVHFPFTAPVPWPPRDAAFVQSLLDVQHLDLPHLFSRADRLYRSRYYDHAARRADGVITISAFAKQSIVDRLGIDPGRITVAHLGVDTTAYTPHLGERERFLFYPARAWAHKNHGVLVEAVRLLRKDEPGLRLVLTGGRLETLGTLPDWVDVRGLVPLPELRELYRTAACLVFPSLYEGFGLPPLEAMASGCPVAASDAGSLPEICGDAAVLFDAHDPAAVAAGVTQALARGPELARRGLDQVTRFTWASCAAAHEDAYLAAAGRAT